The following proteins are encoded in a genomic region of Oncorhynchus kisutch isolate 150728-3 linkage group LG6, Okis_V2, whole genome shotgun sequence:
- the LOC109898572 gene encoding myocardin-related transcription factor A-like isoform X1, translating to MEAQAGEEPGPSCSAPASPDSTPSPHSEAVTNELQELSLQPAPNLLPLRDRKNVLQLKLQQRRTREELVSQGIMPPLKSPAAFHEQRRSLERARTEDYLKRKIRSRPERSELVRMHILEDHVPDGCWLANPLCAVCSETSVEPSLQAKQLQLKRARLADDLNDKISHRPGPMELIHKNILPVHSSIKQAIIETDFPKVAGEISSFDEDSSDTLSPEQPIGQESPLGHGPLPSPPDALACNSTPTQFLSQYPPPPPPLPPFHGPCQPVKLSNGTAVLRTGPALIKSQPKPTSERPPQRSKKPKDNKPKVRKLKYHQYIPPDQKADHEPPPQLDSTYAKILHQQQLFLQLQILNQQQQHYNYHTILPAPPKPLTDQPPPTNGPSPSPAVPASSTSSSSQSAPSRQNVTHVGGATPGSLPPNLDDLKVAELKHELKLRSLPVSGTKNDLIERLRNYQAQQNSRGGGSATTTTAGGATGSGAGVPKTNHPTQQQQKQLLLLQQQQLSQTQALSSVVHQSGEAGVVTLATFPFMTTAPQQIMHFGSTSSSPPVSPAPSDRSLAGMSPDETSCNGDSFGEMVSSPLTQLSLHPSPQHLGTIKEELSGSAPTACQFSMAALQKRLQVAPPSVNKDQMLQEKDKQIEALTCMLRQKQRLVETLRVQLEQGKRGGRDAPPEPLGLVRVKEEPPDIPSIPSTFIPIARSPTPSQCHMEVTKMTIKQEVGDVEEAVEPSLEAPPQQVQLEQIQAQQRSQLEQLKLQQMQQINALQLAQQQALQQLLLQQNQQNLQKHRSQQRKKKSHKQQLKQQQQLLSQQQQQIQSKNQQLLQSKHQQQQILQAQQQQQQILQAQQQQQQLKSQQVSQMFLNQQSRSTTSFPLDLLKTHSTPTLVTDSNGNHFLIALTNHCAESQGSETPQGTPQGKASNRIILQRLQSTPTKLPSQSPLQLSSSDTQSKPKTQPGLVKQPTRKGQKAGLQVSTNHSPGVALSFSAPPNLQPFFPNDDSSPSEKDASPSPPAQTEDLSPGLDHEPLFSPPSPKQTPSPNPPDDKDNGSTQHMDDLFDILIQTGEISATFKPAPDPSLARLRPNTPSPSRSQAPSPLQLQLHFSPPTPPEPETPKPSPGEEELQAPATIDQDVSNTGSGRLEDFLESTTGKPLLGVEPGGPLTLIDDLHSQMLSTPSILDHTSSPMDTYELSGYTANPPGLNFGDHALDSMDWLDITMGGASNEIAGLAPLGPLGPHTPPSVFSADFLDSSDLQLHWDSCL from the exons TGCTCCAGCTCAAACTCCAGCAGAGACGGACCCGTGAGGAGCTGGTCAGCCAGGGGATCATGCCAC cgctGAAAAGTCCAGCTGCCTTCCACGAACAGAGACGAAGTTTAGAGCGAGCGCGG aCTGAAGACTACCTAAAGAGGAAGATCCGAAGTCGACCGGAGAGGTCGGAGCTGGTCAGGATGCACATTCTGGAGG ATCACGTGCCTGATGGTTGTTGGCTGGCTAACccgctgtgtgctgtgtgttcaGAGACGTCGGTGGAACCCTCCCTCCAGGCCAAACAACTGCAGCTGAAGAGGGCCCGTCTGGCTGACGACCTCAACGACAAGATCTCCCACCGGCCCGGCCCCATGGAGCTCATTCACAAGAACATCCTGCCTGTACACAGCAGCATCAAACAGGCCATCATAG agACAGACTTCCCCAAGGTTGCTGGGGAGATATCCTCCTTTGATGAGGACAGTAGTGATACTCTCTCTCCTGAGCAGCCCATTGGTCAGGAGTCTCCGCTGGGCCACGGCCCTCTGCCCTCTCCCCCTGACGCCCTAGCTTGCAACAGCACCCCCACACAGTTTCTCAGTCAGTATCCTCcgccaccccctcctcttcctcccttccatGGGCCCTGCCAACCAGTGAAGTTGAGCAATGGGACAGCAGTTCTGAGAACCGGCCCTGCACTGATCAAG TCACAGCCAAAGCCCACCTCAGAGCGCCCCCCTCAGCGATCCAAGAAGCCCAAGGACAACAAGCCCAAGGTGAGGAAGCTGAAGTACCACCAGTACATCCCCCCGGACCAGAAGGCCGACCACGAGCCGCCCCCTCAGCTGGACTCCACCTACGCCAAGATCCTCCACCAGCAGCAGCTCTTCCTCCAGCTGCAGATCCTCAACCAGCAGCAGCAACACTACAACTACCACACCATCCTTCCTGCACCACccaa acCACTAACAGATCAACCACCTCCCACCAATGGCCCCTCTCCTTCTCCGGCCGTGCCCGCCTCCTCGACATCCTCCTCCAGTCAAAGTGCACCAAGCCGGCAGAATGTCACACATGTAGGAGGGGCCACACCAGGTTCTTTGCCTCCTAACCTGGACGACCTGAAG GTGGCTGAACTGAAGCATGAGCTCAAACTGCGGAGCTTGCCTGTATCAGGCACCAAGAATGACCTCATCGAGCGGTTGAGGAACTACCAGGCTCAGCAGAACagtcgtggtggtggtagtgcaacaactacaacagcagggggtgccacagggtctGGGGCCGGAGTGCCCAAAACCAACCacccaacacaacaacaacaaaaacaactattactactacaacaacagcaACTTTCCCAAACCCAGGCCCTGTCCTCTGTGGTCCACCAATCAGGAGAAGCAGGTGTGGTAACCTTGGCAACCTTCCCGTTCATGACCACTGCTCCACAGCAGATCATGCACTTTGGCAGCACTAGCTCCTCCCCGCCAGTCTCTCCTGCCCCCTCGGACCGCTCGCTAGCTGGGATGAGCCCAGACGAGACGAGCTGTAATGGAGACTCATTTGGGGAGATG GTAAGCTCTCCACTCACCCAGCTaagcctccatccctccccccagCACCTTGGCACTATCAAAGAGGAGTTGAGCGGCTCGGCCCCAACAGCCTGCCAGTTCTCCATGGCTGCTCTGCAGAAACGCTTGCAAGTAGCACCCCCGTCTGTGAACAAGGACCAGATGCTGCAGGAGAAGGACAAGCAGATCGAGGCGCTGACGTGCATGCTAAGACAGAAACAGCGGCTGGTGGAGACCCTGCGCGTCCAGCTGGAACAGGGCAAGAGAGGGGGCCGGGACGCCCCCCCAGAACCCCTGGGCCTTGTCAGGGTGAAGGAAGAGCCCCCAGACATCCCCAGCATCCCCTCCACATTTATCCCTATTGCCCGCTCCCCGACTCCTTCCCAGTGCCACATGGAGGTCACCAAGATGACCATCAAGCAGGAGGTCGGGGATGTAGAAGAGGCCGTGGAGCCGTCCTTGGAAGCCCCACCTCAGCAGGTGCAGCTGGAGCAGATCCAGGCGCAGCAGCGGTCGCAGCTCGAGCAGCTGAAGCTACAGCAGATGCAGCAGATCAACGCGCTGCAGCTGGCACAGCAGCAGGCCTTGCAGCAGCTGCTCCTACAGCAGAACCAGCAGAATCTGCAGAAACACCGCTCACAGCAGAGGAAGAAGAAGTCCCACAAGCAACAGctcaagcagcagcagcagctactgTCCCAACAACAACAGCAGATACAATCAAAGAACCAACAGCTGTTACAGTCAAAGCATCAACAACAGCAGATATTGCaggcacaacaacaacaacagcagataTTGCaggcacaacaacaacaacagcagctgaAGTCACAACAG GTGTCTCAGATGTTCCTCAATCAGCAGTCGCGCTCCACCACTTCCTTCCCCTTGGATCTCCTCAAGACACACTCCACACCTACCCTGGTGACAGACAGCAACGGCAACCATTTCCTCATCGCACTGACCAATCACTGTGCCGAGAGCCAAGGGAGTGAAACGCCACAAGGCACTCCACAGGGCAAAGCATCCAATCGCATCATACTGCAG AGACTGCAGTCAACTCCCACCAAGCTGCCCAGCCAATCCCCTCTTCAGTTGTCCAGCAGTGACACCCAATCAAAACCGAAAACTCAACCAGGCCTCGTGAAACAGCCAACCAGAAAG GGACAGAAGGCGGGGCTGCAGGTGTCAACCAATCACTCCCCAGGGGTCGCGCTCTCCTTCTCTGCCCCGCCCAATCTCCAGCCTTTCTTCCCCAATGATGACTCCTCCCCTTCTGAAAAAGacgcctccccctctcctccagctcaAACG GAGGATTTGAGTCCAGGTCTTGACCATGAACCCCTGTTCAGCCCTCCTTCTCCCAAACAGACGCCCTCCCCTAACCCACCGGATGACAAG GATAATGGATCCACCCAGCATATGGACGACCTCTTCGACATCCTGATTCAGACAGGAG aaATCTCAGCCACCTTCAAACCAGCGCCCGACCCTTCCCTGGCGCGATTGCGCCCCAACACCCCTTCCCCTTCCCGCTCTCaggccccctcccctctccagctTCAACTCCACTTTTCGCCCCCCACCCCTCCCGAACCCGAGACCCCCAAGCCGAGCCCAGGGGAAGAGGAGCTGCAGGCGCCGGCCACCATTGACCAGGACGTAAGCAACACCGGAAGTGGACGTCTGGAGGACTTCCTGGAGAGCACCACGGGCAAACCCCTCCTGGGGGTGGAGCCTGGTGGGCCCCTGACCCTGATTGACGACCTTCACAGTCAAATGCTGAGCACCCCCAGCATCCTGGACCACACATCCTCGCCCATGGACACCTATGAGCTGTCGGGCTACACGGCCAACCCCCCTGGCCTGAACTTCGGAGACCATGCCCTGGACAGCATGGATTGGCTGGATATCACCATGGGAGGGGCGAGCAACGAGATTGCAGGGCTCGCCCCACTGGGTCCCCTGGGCCCCCACACTCCCCCCAGCGTCTTCTCAGCAGACTTTCTGGACAGTTCAGACCTGCAGCTCCACTGGGACTCCTGCTTATAG
- the LOC109898572 gene encoding myocardin-related transcription factor A-like isoform X7, with protein sequence MPPLKSPAAFHEQRRSLERARTEDYLKRKIRSRPERSELVRMHILEDHVPDGCWLANPLCAVCSETSVEPSLQAKQLQLKRARLADDLNDKISHRPGPMELIHKNILPVHSSIKQAIIETDFPKVAGEISSFDEDSSDTLSPEQPIGQESPLGHGPLPSPPDALACNSTPTQFLSQYPPPPPPLPPFHGPCQPVKLSNGTAVLRTGPALIKSQPKPTSERPPQRSKKPKDNKPKVRKLKYHQYIPPDQKADHEPPPQLDSTYAKILHQQQLFLQLQILNQQQQHYNYHTILPAPPKPLTDQPPPTNGPSPSPAVPASSTSSSSQSAPSRQNVTHVGGATPGSLPPNLDDLKVAELKHELKLRSLPVSGTKNDLIERLRNYQAQQNSRGGGSATTTTAGGATGSGAGVPKTNHPTQQQQKQLLLLQQQQLSQTQALSSVVHQSGEAGVVTLATFPFMTTAPQQIMHFGSTSSSPPVSPAPSDRSLAGMSPDETSCNGDSFGEMVSSPLTQLSLHPSPQHLGTIKEELSGSAPTACQFSMAALQKRLQVAPPSVNKDQMLQEKDKQIEALTCMLRQKQRLVETLRVQLEQGKRGGRDAPPEPLGLVRVKEEPPDIPSIPSTFIPIARSPTPSQCHMEVTKMTIKQEVGDVEEAVEPSLEAPPQQVQLEQIQAQQRSQLEQLKLQQMQQINALQLAQQQALQQLLLQQNQQNLQKHRSQQRKKKSHKQQLKQQQQLLSQQQQQIQSKNQQLLQSKHQQQQILQAQQQQQQILQAQQQQQQLKSQQVSQMFLNQQSRSTTSFPLDLLKTHSTPTLVTDSNGNHFLIALTNHCAESQGSETPQGTPQGKASNRIILQRLQSTPTKLPSQSPLQLSSSDTQSKPKTQPGLVKQPTRKGQKAGLQVSTNHSPGVALSFSAPPNLQPFFPNDDSSPSEKDASPSPPAQTEDLSPGLDHEPLFSPPSPKQTPSPNPPDDKDNGSTQHMDDLFDILIQTGEISATFKPAPDPSLARLRPNTPSPSRSQAPSPLQLQLHFSPPTPPEPETPKPSPGEEELQAPATIDQDVSNTGSGRLEDFLESTTGKPLLGVEPGGPLTLIDDLHSQMLSTPSILDHTSSPMDTYELSGYTANPPGLNFGDHALDSMDWLDITMGGASNEIAGLAPLGPLGPHTPPSVFSADFLDSSDLQLHWDSCL encoded by the exons ATGCCAC cgctGAAAAGTCCAGCTGCCTTCCACGAACAGAGACGAAGTTTAGAGCGAGCGCGG aCTGAAGACTACCTAAAGAGGAAGATCCGAAGTCGACCGGAGAGGTCGGAGCTGGTCAGGATGCACATTCTGGAGG ATCACGTGCCTGATGGTTGTTGGCTGGCTAACccgctgtgtgctgtgtgttcaGAGACGTCGGTGGAACCCTCCCTCCAGGCCAAACAACTGCAGCTGAAGAGGGCCCGTCTGGCTGACGACCTCAACGACAAGATCTCCCACCGGCCCGGCCCCATGGAGCTCATTCACAAGAACATCCTGCCTGTACACAGCAGCATCAAACAGGCCATCATAG agACAGACTTCCCCAAGGTTGCTGGGGAGATATCCTCCTTTGATGAGGACAGTAGTGATACTCTCTCTCCTGAGCAGCCCATTGGTCAGGAGTCTCCGCTGGGCCACGGCCCTCTGCCCTCTCCCCCTGACGCCCTAGCTTGCAACAGCACCCCCACACAGTTTCTCAGTCAGTATCCTCcgccaccccctcctcttcctcccttccatGGGCCCTGCCAACCAGTGAAGTTGAGCAATGGGACAGCAGTTCTGAGAACCGGCCCTGCACTGATCAAG TCACAGCCAAAGCCCACCTCAGAGCGCCCCCCTCAGCGATCCAAGAAGCCCAAGGACAACAAGCCCAAGGTGAGGAAGCTGAAGTACCACCAGTACATCCCCCCGGACCAGAAGGCCGACCACGAGCCGCCCCCTCAGCTGGACTCCACCTACGCCAAGATCCTCCACCAGCAGCAGCTCTTCCTCCAGCTGCAGATCCTCAACCAGCAGCAGCAACACTACAACTACCACACCATCCTTCCTGCACCACccaa acCACTAACAGATCAACCACCTCCCACCAATGGCCCCTCTCCTTCTCCGGCCGTGCCCGCCTCCTCGACATCCTCCTCCAGTCAAAGTGCACCAAGCCGGCAGAATGTCACACATGTAGGAGGGGCCACACCAGGTTCTTTGCCTCCTAACCTGGACGACCTGAAG GTGGCTGAACTGAAGCATGAGCTCAAACTGCGGAGCTTGCCTGTATCAGGCACCAAGAATGACCTCATCGAGCGGTTGAGGAACTACCAGGCTCAGCAGAACagtcgtggtggtggtagtgcaacaactacaacagcagggggtgccacagggtctGGGGCCGGAGTGCCCAAAACCAACCacccaacacaacaacaacaaaaacaactattactactacaacaacagcaACTTTCCCAAACCCAGGCCCTGTCCTCTGTGGTCCACCAATCAGGAGAAGCAGGTGTGGTAACCTTGGCAACCTTCCCGTTCATGACCACTGCTCCACAGCAGATCATGCACTTTGGCAGCACTAGCTCCTCCCCGCCAGTCTCTCCTGCCCCCTCGGACCGCTCGCTAGCTGGGATGAGCCCAGACGAGACGAGCTGTAATGGAGACTCATTTGGGGAGATG GTAAGCTCTCCACTCACCCAGCTaagcctccatccctccccccagCACCTTGGCACTATCAAAGAGGAGTTGAGCGGCTCGGCCCCAACAGCCTGCCAGTTCTCCATGGCTGCTCTGCAGAAACGCTTGCAAGTAGCACCCCCGTCTGTGAACAAGGACCAGATGCTGCAGGAGAAGGACAAGCAGATCGAGGCGCTGACGTGCATGCTAAGACAGAAACAGCGGCTGGTGGAGACCCTGCGCGTCCAGCTGGAACAGGGCAAGAGAGGGGGCCGGGACGCCCCCCCAGAACCCCTGGGCCTTGTCAGGGTGAAGGAAGAGCCCCCAGACATCCCCAGCATCCCCTCCACATTTATCCCTATTGCCCGCTCCCCGACTCCTTCCCAGTGCCACATGGAGGTCACCAAGATGACCATCAAGCAGGAGGTCGGGGATGTAGAAGAGGCCGTGGAGCCGTCCTTGGAAGCCCCACCTCAGCAGGTGCAGCTGGAGCAGATCCAGGCGCAGCAGCGGTCGCAGCTCGAGCAGCTGAAGCTACAGCAGATGCAGCAGATCAACGCGCTGCAGCTGGCACAGCAGCAGGCCTTGCAGCAGCTGCTCCTACAGCAGAACCAGCAGAATCTGCAGAAACACCGCTCACAGCAGAGGAAGAAGAAGTCCCACAAGCAACAGctcaagcagcagcagcagctactgTCCCAACAACAACAGCAGATACAATCAAAGAACCAACAGCTGTTACAGTCAAAGCATCAACAACAGCAGATATTGCaggcacaacaacaacaacagcagataTTGCaggcacaacaacaacaacagcagctgaAGTCACAACAG GTGTCTCAGATGTTCCTCAATCAGCAGTCGCGCTCCACCACTTCCTTCCCCTTGGATCTCCTCAAGACACACTCCACACCTACCCTGGTGACAGACAGCAACGGCAACCATTTCCTCATCGCACTGACCAATCACTGTGCCGAGAGCCAAGGGAGTGAAACGCCACAAGGCACTCCACAGGGCAAAGCATCCAATCGCATCATACTGCAG AGACTGCAGTCAACTCCCACCAAGCTGCCCAGCCAATCCCCTCTTCAGTTGTCCAGCAGTGACACCCAATCAAAACCGAAAACTCAACCAGGCCTCGTGAAACAGCCAACCAGAAAG GGACAGAAGGCGGGGCTGCAGGTGTCAACCAATCACTCCCCAGGGGTCGCGCTCTCCTTCTCTGCCCCGCCCAATCTCCAGCCTTTCTTCCCCAATGATGACTCCTCCCCTTCTGAAAAAGacgcctccccctctcctccagctcaAACG GAGGATTTGAGTCCAGGTCTTGACCATGAACCCCTGTTCAGCCCTCCTTCTCCCAAACAGACGCCCTCCCCTAACCCACCGGATGACAAG GATAATGGATCCACCCAGCATATGGACGACCTCTTCGACATCCTGATTCAGACAGGAG aaATCTCAGCCACCTTCAAACCAGCGCCCGACCCTTCCCTGGCGCGATTGCGCCCCAACACCCCTTCCCCTTCCCGCTCTCaggccccctcccctctccagctTCAACTCCACTTTTCGCCCCCCACCCCTCCCGAACCCGAGACCCCCAAGCCGAGCCCAGGGGAAGAGGAGCTGCAGGCGCCGGCCACCATTGACCAGGACGTAAGCAACACCGGAAGTGGACGTCTGGAGGACTTCCTGGAGAGCACCACGGGCAAACCCCTCCTGGGGGTGGAGCCTGGTGGGCCCCTGACCCTGATTGACGACCTTCACAGTCAAATGCTGAGCACCCCCAGCATCCTGGACCACACATCCTCGCCCATGGACACCTATGAGCTGTCGGGCTACACGGCCAACCCCCCTGGCCTGAACTTCGGAGACCATGCCCTGGACAGCATGGATTGGCTGGATATCACCATGGGAGGGGCGAGCAACGAGATTGCAGGGCTCGCCCCACTGGGTCCCCTGGGCCCCCACACTCCCCCCAGCGTCTTCTCAGCAGACTTTCTGGACAGTTCAGACCTGCAGCTCCACTGGGACTCCTGCTTATAG